A genomic stretch from Bacteroidota bacterium includes:
- a CDS encoding MlaD family protein: MSRQARLGLIVLGGVLAFMLALFVLAQRSVLLSNTFRVSAEFNDAGGLMPGATVQLQGVRVGRVEYVDLPDSPGQPITVGMEIQEKERNLIRLDSRAIIQTEGLVGNMMVVLTSGSRTSPVVAEGGTITGIDPFSFTAVTDRLFESVARFDSVTVAFTGIMGDIRSGEGSLGAFLYDDRLYEESVLTAQETRAALRGLTAEADALVGIAASASEGINEIIAKVNTGDGTMARFLNDDAIYNAMLEASQEFNAAAGDVSTVTDRMEDAANWATLGAFRLAENMEALKENWFFKGYYERRGYREKAPFEIREQALGETYEALEVRERELYEWEQRLERQAATLGVNADPTMPPPPIADAPTPETDGDTDEAP; this comes from the coding sequence ATGTCTCGTCAAGCCCGGCTCGGCCTGATCGTCCTCGGCGGCGTCCTCGCCTTCATGCTGGCCCTCTTCGTGCTCGCCCAGCGCTCGGTGCTGCTGTCGAACACCTTCCGCGTGAGCGCCGAGTTCAACGACGCGGGCGGCCTCATGCCCGGCGCGACGGTGCAGCTCCAGGGCGTCCGCGTCGGGCGGGTCGAGTACGTGGACCTCCCCGACTCCCCCGGCCAGCCGATCACCGTCGGGATGGAAATCCAGGAGAAAGAGCGCAACCTGATCCGGCTGGACAGCCGCGCCATCATCCAGACCGAGGGCCTCGTCGGCAACATGATGGTCGTGCTCACGAGCGGCAGCCGGACCTCGCCGGTCGTGGCCGAGGGCGGGACGATCACCGGCATCGACCCGTTCAGCTTCACGGCGGTCACCGACCGCCTCTTCGAGTCCGTCGCCCGGTTCGACTCGGTGACGGTCGCCTTCACCGGCATCATGGGGGACATCCGCAGTGGCGAGGGCTCGCTCGGCGCGTTCCTCTACGACGACCGGCTCTACGAGGAGAGTGTGCTGACGGCGCAGGAGACGCGCGCCGCGCTGCGCGGCCTCACCGCCGAGGCCGACGCCCTCGTCGGGATCGCCGCCTCCGCCTCCGAGGGCATCAACGAGATCATCGCCAAGGTCAACACCGGCGATGGCACGATGGCGCGCTTCCTCAACGACGACGCCATCTACAACGCCATGCTCGAGGCCAGCCAGGAGTTCAACGCCGCCGCCGGCGACGTCTCGACCGTCACCGACCGGATGGAAGACGCCGCCAACTGGGCCACGCTGGGCGCCTTCCGCCTCGCCGAGAACATGGAGGCGCTCAAGGAGAACTGGTTCTTCAAGGGCTACTACGAGCGGCGCGGCTACCGCGAGAAGGCCCCGTTCGAGATCCGCGAGCAGGCCCTCGGCGAGACCTACGAGGCCCTCGAAGTGCGCGAGCGCGAGCTCTACGAGTGGGAGCAGCGCCTCGAGCGCCAGGCCGCGACCCTCGGCGTGAACGCCGACCCCACCATGCCTCCGCCTCCAATCGCCGACGCACCAACGCCGGAGACCGACGGAGACACCGACGAGGCACCGTAG